The window CCTCTGGACATCCATCAGTTGGAACTGTTTCCCAACAGAACTCAGTCTTGCAACAGGTTCCCAATGTGGCCCCCGGAATACCCCCAGTGAACCCGATCCAACACCTGAATCAACAAGTCACTCAACCACAAACCCCACAACTTCAACCCCAACAAATTCCTCAAGTATCGAttccccaacaacaacaaccgtcGCAAACCGCTGCGATTTCTGATCCTGAGCCAATATCTAGCTCTCTTAACATGAACGAATTGGATTCAGTTCTCCCTTCGAGTAATGACCCAACTCCGGCCGAAGCAAGTGATGCCCATGATCATCATCCGCACCACCACGGTCAGACGGATGTAAATGATTCGCAACCGACCCAACAAAATATTTCCAATGAACCCAAAACCTATGCTAATCTGGTGAAATCCGGCGGGTCCGGGGGCCCGGGTCCACTGAGTTTCGCTTCTGTTTCATCGCACCATCATCAGCAGCAACAATCCCAGCAGCATCAATCGTCACATCAACAGCAGCAGGGATACAGCAACGTAACCGCAGGTCGGCAATCGGTTTTATCTCCCCCACCCTCCGGAGGGTCATCGCTACAAAACACTAGCTCTGGTACTGTAAATAGCGGTGGAATTGGTGGTCTAGGTGGTCTAGGTTCAAGTAAATACGATCGTGGTCAGCAACAGTCGGATCTTGGACAGGGTGGACCCATGCCACAACGAATTCAGAACCAGCAACGTCCGATCCGTGGCAATGGACCTTCGAGCAACGTCGGCGGTGGTAGTGGTCCTGGTAGTGGTGGTCTGAGACAGCAAGATAGTCGCCCTAGCTATTCACGAAATTACGATAATGATGGTAAGAATTATTAGTTGTTCAATAGCACTATTTTAGACTCTTATTATCTTGTTGCTTTTGCACAGATCGTCGTCAAGGAAATTCGTCACAGTTTGGCGACAACTATCAACTTTTCTTAGGAAACATTCCACATCATGCGACGGAAGATGATCTGAAAGTTTTGTTTAGTAAATATGGAACGGTAGTCGATTTACGCATTCATTCGAAGCAGGGACAAAAATTACCAGGAGTACGAGCACCACCTAATTATGGATTTATAACATATGAAGATCCTGCGTCTGTGCAAAACTGTCTTGCAAACACGGTAAGCCAACTTACTAGTAGACCCTTCGCAAAGTTTAAATATGTTTcatatttaataatattttttgacagCCTTTGTATTTCCCGGAAAATTCACCTGATGGTCAGAAATTAAATGTTGAAGAAAAGAAGACGCGAATGCGTGGTCCTGGTGAAACTGGAGGTCGCATTGGTAGCAACCAAATGGGTGGAAATGGCGGTAGTGGTCCACGAGGTGGTCCTAATGGCCCCGGTGGTCCACCACGGGGAGGTCCGGGAGGTCCACCAGGCAATATTAACAGAGGCGGGTCTGGTCAGCGAGGTCTAGGTGGAATCGGCGGTGGACCGGGTAGCGGAGGTGGTGGAAGCGGTCGCGGAGGCTATCCACGTTCCGACAGGGGCAGCATTTCTGGAGGTGGTTCTGGCGGCGGTGGTGGCCAGCGATCGGGCAATGGAAACGTAAGTAACAACTCATTCGGGGGAGTTTCTGGCCACACTGGATACAGCGGAGCACGTCGTTAAAAGGTTTAAAACGATACCGGGTTGTTCAAACCGACTTGTGAAATTTACATCATCCATCGACATCAGCACTTTTATTCTTCTCTTTTTGCATATTACCTATCTATCAATCGGTAATgtattgtcatttttctcatcaaaacaCAACAGTTTTGCTTTCTGACGCGAATAGAATATGATATGATTAAAGTTCATACAATAGAATGACAGCAATGCTTAAAGATAACTTGAGATAAAAAAAGAAGTATTCTCGCATTATTCACCTTTTCTAGTccaaaaacgataagctgtcaCGTATCGATGAGAGACAGAAAATTCAACGTCGCTAATGCtacaataacaattttttcgagcaattttgTTATACTGTGttaataaatagaaaataaacgattttttaaacgaAACTTTTGCGTCGTATTCTATTGAGTCGTTTCATTCGAATGTTCTTACGGTGTTTTTTCAAAGGCTCTCTAATTTACGTTTTGTTGGTTTCGTACATGAGTTTTTCCTATCGTCGTTTGTAAATTCGCCTTAATTTCTCATAAGGATGAATTGTAAGCatcaaatatataaaagaatAGAATGCTCagttgtttattaaaatttcagtaaatcaaagtataaaactTATTAATTGTGTAATTTTCTTACATTTACAGTATCATTCATCGAATCGCTAAATAGATCCTGGTATAAGCTTAATCCTGTGTACTGTCAAAGCTCTGCCTGAAAATCCAACCTCTCATTCATAATCCTGGTGCAGCGAGCTCTTCTTTTATATTACGATAAATAAAAGCTACTATTCAATAAACCATCTTCGCTGCCGTAGTTCTTGTTGTCAGAAAACATACTTCCTCTCCTTATCTTCCGGTACGCGTTGATTGGACCGATCGATTGTTTTCCAATACAGGAATAGTTCGATGGCAACATTAACCTATCTACACATCAAACACATTAATAATAGATGCAGAAGCAACAACAAATCATTGTGTGAATATAATTTAAGCAGTTTAATTAAAACCAATTTATAAACAATAATCATTACACAAAAGTGAGGGTTATTGAAAGGAAAAGAATAATCAGATAAAGATTTGACGAAACCTACCGCCAAGATACGTCTTGAAAAAGAGCAGAAAGAAGTAGAAATGCAAAAGTTAAAACAATGTGTAGTAAGAGAGTGATGAAAAGAAACTAGACTAGACAAAGTTGTTGAAACTGAATCTAACGAAAACATCAGAATTAAACTCAATAATACGATAATTTCTACATTTTAGCAGAAAAATGGCAATGAGTTGAATCGAAACACAATGTGTATGTGAAAATGACTTAGTAGGTATTAgggaataattaaaaatcaaactcttgcaaagttgaaaaacaaattcaaaaaacatgCATATTGCAGAAACTGGAAAAATAAAGAGGCAAAGcgtctaggttttttttttcaagtataaaGAATAAACAACACCGCATTGTAAGTAGATCAAGAAATTATTGATTCTCAATAGGAAAGAAACCCAACCTTTCAATTTAGTACAACTTATAGCTGAAATCGACACATCTGAACATGTTGCAATAGAAGCTGAAATCGCAAGACTAAAACTACAATTGAAACAATTGCTGTGGAATATTTCTCTAACTtgctaaaataaaaacaacttgttttttttcagaCCTTCTTTCTCTATTCTTATCTCTGTGATCTTTAATGACTCTGGTTGAATGAACAGCAACAAAGCGAACCCAAATCGAAACTGCACTTAAGTGCTGTGCactattttccagattttttttctccaattttcatctaaaaaattgAGCGTGCTATTGGACCTTCGCTTTTGTTACAACAAACGGCAGGTAGATTATACTggattctttttaaattctcttTGAAACAAAACTTCAAACAATTAGTAAACAACCAATTTAGGAGAAAAAGTAATGATCGAATATGTCACGCTTTTTGCTCATCAAGATCGCAATAGAACTTTTGGGATAAATacgttaaataaatttaatatggaAATCGAAAAAGCCAAGCGTATGTAACGAAACATAGAAATGAATGTTGCGTAAACAATAAATCAAGATCAACATTTCAAACGGAGCTAATTTTACATGTCAATGGTTTATATACTCTTCTTCAAATTGTCTTTGTCttgtgaattaaaaaagaatcaaacaaaatacaacaCATCCAAATCCCATAGCATGTGAATAAGTCGGAAACGTTCAAATTTGAAACCCTTCTATAGATAGAACAGGaaaagtcatttaaaaaaataaacaagcaaAAAACTGGTACGCTTGTTTCAATTAAACCTTTCGTCTTATGAGaacattatttataattttaattagtAACTGAATACTAGTAAAGTGAACCTAAGCAAAGTAGATTAAAACAGAAAACATGCAAAGAAACAAACAATTCAAAAGCATAATACATACcaacatttttctttcaaactaaAACAGATCTACTACCTTTTTAGTTTCCCCAGTTCAAATGGTTCAGTCTTCTTATCTTTAAGATAACGTCAAACAAATCACCACAGTTGTAAAactataatgaaaaataaaaaaatatgcaaagcAAAACCACAAAACAATATTAGGAACAGCTAAAAAATAccgacaaaaattaataaattattgaaaaatgatctgcgtttatttttgttttgaagaacaACAAACTGTTTTTTAACTCCCCCAGTacaaatgaatttttataaGCTACTTTACATAAATCAAGCGAAAATTCGCGTAACGAGCGTCAActtgaaaatccaggtgaatttaacgtttcgTTCTTGTCTGAGTgtgtacactgaggttttttccACGGTATAAAATCCGCCGTTCATAAGTACataggacttgaaatattttctctcataAACCGTGTTGATTCGTGAGAACCGTGAATGAGAATGacaaaaaccgtgtaaaataaaGCCATGTTTTGAATATAGAGCAAAACCAATCCGTGCTAAAAAGACCTTAGTGTACTTTTAAGGACTATGTGATCCACAACGGGGTTCGAGTTGGTCTCCGTTTAGCTTGAAAGATTCTTACCTAACCAAATATTCACCAAAAGCGGCAAGTACGGTTGTGGGAAAATGGCCGGCGTAATATCTGGATATTTGTTCAGGTAAGAACCTTCCAAGCTAAAAGAAGAGACAGAGACCAACCCAAATCTCAATGTGGCTCGCACAAAACTAACTTCAATACGTAATGATTAACTGACAACGATTTACCTACGTTTTATGTGGTATCGGAGTTTTTTAGGGGAGGAGAGAATCCAGCTAGACTCCAGCCAAAATGTCCTTGATGCCTGAAGGCGCTTTTCCGCCACACTAATATTCACCCTTCTTGTTAACCCTAATCAGTTCTATAGAGCGTCAATAATAAGGTcgaccggggcaagtgcaaaccgAGTCATAGTTCAACTATCATAATATGTCctataaaaatatgtatttttctcTTCTATCTTTTGGCTCCGACCTATCGTTCTATATTGCCAACTGTTGTGGTTTTTAACTGTTATGCTTTTTGAACATATTTAAAACGACTGTTCGTTCTCATTTCGTGGGGTTagaaatcagttatttagtcGAAGGAGTTGTTTATTGGTTTGTTGTCTTCATAATATATGCATTTTGGTGTCTCGCGATAAGCCAGATATTTGTTTAGTTCagtgacgttttaaaaatatgtatattttcaaaaagtaacAGTAATCGTTCGTAGTTAACACTCTGTTAGCATATAACATTTTCGCGCCGACCTCAAATACCCAGACGGATCAGATTCAGAGAAGGTTGTACCAATATACAACTACAAATCATCCCGAATCAAACACCATCTTTCGGGGTTAAACGCGTAATAACGAGCCAAATGAAAACTGTCTTGAATCAATCAcctttaagaatttaaaattcaatctttctgttattttcctgttcgttcgctgttttttttgtgaataatttacAGAAAGTtcagtttatctatgtcagactGTTCATTTGGACccaaacaacaatttctaggtgaatacatatttttttacatttgtacTTGTCTGAATGTTCCCTAAAAGAAAGcccaaaataataataaaaaaccgTTATTACTAAAGAGTTGCAATTCTTTAATTCTGGCTTAAAATTGCTATACCTACCTaccttattttttcatttgctttCTCCGGGATTCTAAGAATCTAAGGCTTATTCATCATGGGTATAAAATAGATATATAGTCAAAAAAAGctaacaattgtaaaaacaaaaacgagtttggctccttaaaaccagtgttccgaaaatcactcaattctcagGAGAGAcgctgaaacgttttcaacagcgaaagcaaaaccttaTTTGTCGGTTTGTTTATCTCCCAgcggggcaaagattgtgttcgacagcgctgctccgagaatcaaagaaataaaatttgaaagagagacgtttcttctccagttggaattctcaactgagtgaggagctacctgattttaagtttcttctttcagtcaataacttttcttgctcaatcactcactcactcacttgtttactgatcgatgatcgaatgctgtctgcctgatacatcttgctttgttgctgctgttgttgggaaggaccaaaatagccattcaaacacgcaggcagtaaGTATGAACATAGGTGTGTTCAACAAAACTCAATCGAagtcaattgaaatggattgacagttgatcagctgtttttccaattgacttcgatcgatttctatcaggctgctgaatgaacagccaGACACTAATACTAACGCGCTGTTTTTGCTGTCATTTTCTTATACAGCTGTGTACTTGGAGATTTTgggctttatttatttatgaaaattataataacaatCGTTTGTTACTGTACTGTTGTTTTTActtgattaaatgaaaaaaaaaaacttttttttaatgatttatcgATTCTTAATAAACATGACACCAGCCCGACGGACCTGCCCCAAAGTCATTAGCGGCACCGAACGAAGCCCTTTGCACTGGCATCTCCTAGAAGTTGCGGGATCTGGCCACAAAGGATGTACTGCTCATGGTCAAAGCAAAACCGAGGTCTCTGAGTCCGCTCAAGGCGAAAACACGCATGAGgaagctttttgaaattgagGGTGAAGACTGCGTTGAAAGCGGCACGGAAGGAATAAACGACGCAGCATGGGAGGAGCATTGGGCCAACTTCTGAAATCACGTGATGATTTTGGTTCGAATCAGTATCCGAAGAAAGTAGGTTCAGGAAAGTTAGGGCAGATAGCATTTAGATATGATTTAGAATATAAAAAGAAAGGTTTATTAAGTTTCAATTGTACTATCtacataatttattaaaaacttattttaattttttacactaATTGTTCTCTCAACACTGCACCACCGACACCACATTGACCGACAACACCTTTACTAGCACCTTTACTAGCACCAATAACGaaacttttgaaacaaaatcagtttttttattgtCTGCAGCAACTGCCAAATACTTTTCCAACACTTCACCACCGAAGCAGCATAAATGTCGCAGCACCACAGCCTCAGCATGACTGCCACAGCACCAATGAATCAGCATGgctagcacagcaccaccgactcagtacagcaccaccgactcagcacaGCACCAACGACtcagcacagcaccaccgactcagcacaGCATCACCGACtcagcacagcaccaccgactcagcacaGCACCACTGACtcagcacagcaccaccgactcagcacaGTACCACCTCAGCATGgctagcacagcaccaccgactcagcacgACTGGCACTGCACCACCGACTTAGCTAACTCGCACAGCACCGACTCCAGCACCCCACAAAGAACACCGCTCCCAaagaaacaatcaaaaattaGTCACAACAAACCAAACCAGCTGTTTTTGACAGCAAGCAACTACATGTGtgttatgccatattcgttttcatctggtggaaagatggttgtgcaccaactgctgtcatcttcatataaaaaaaaacgttttgacagcacttggtgcactaccggtgcaccaccaggatgaaaacgaatatggcattagtGTAATTGAaaccgatagaaacgaatcctgctctcgagcttgatcgatttcgattggtttcgatcgacttcgattggcttcattgaacgtcaattggattagtttcgatcacaacattggctgagtgaacaacaatttaccaatcgaaatcgattgaaaccgatttcaattggctGTTGAACGGGCTTATGTATCTGCCGCTTTGCCAGAAAGaacgcaggcagtatgaaccgatgcaaggccgcattgattgagtttgaatgagtgagtgagtggattttcgaattggatcttgtatcagtcagtgtctcaatcacttctgatacaccaggtagtgagcttgagagattGACTTAGATGCGAatccgctctcgcttttgaatcttgtttacattgacttcgcattgtcgctctgccgaaTCTCTATggaacaacaggcagcagcaatcggctttgaatgtttccaactagaaacctatcatgagcgtttcttccgagtgattttcggaacactgcttAAAACcctaggggagagtgaggatacttgatccctggggatacttgattccttagctatatctccaaactggaatgtcgtagaaagatcaaatgttctagaaaaatgtgccaa is drawn from Uranotaenia lowii strain MFRU-FL unplaced genomic scaffold, ASM2978415v1 HiC_scaffold_173, whole genome shotgun sequence and contains these coding sequences:
- the LOC129759506 gene encoding ras GTPase-activating protein-binding protein 2 isoform X2 — its product is MVMEAQPSPQSVGREFVRQYYTLLNKAPDHLHRFYNNSSSFVHGGLDSKSQEATLVIGQKQIHSQIQQLNFRDCHAKISQVDSQATLGNGVVVQVSGELSNDGQPMRRFTQTFVLAAQSPKKYYVHNDIFRYQDIYSDDEIDENDRSGEEDGPDVDNNAVVNNQNVSANVVASSGAVPALGLQPQAQDQQQQQQQAPQQAQQQQLYYPPGVLNAGPPGMIAGYGQPQQQGQQQQPQQQLNGVHDDLLKTVTTQNSSQLIQASSGHPSVGTVSQQNSVLQQVPNVAPGIPPVNPIQHLNQQVTQPQTPQLQPQQIPQVSIPQQQQPSQTAAISDPEPISSSLNMNELDSVLPSSNDPTPAEASDAHDHHPHHHGQTDVNDSQPTQQNISNEPKTYANLVKSGGSGGPGPLSFASVSSHHHQQQQSQQHQSSHQQQQGYSNVTAGRQSVLSPPPSGGSSLQNTSSGTVNSGGIGGLGGLGSSKYDRGQQQSDLGQGGPMPQRIQNQQRPIRGNGPSSNVGGGSGPGSGGLRQQDSRPSYSRNYDNDDRRQGNSSQFGDNYQLFLGNIPHHATEDDLKVLFSKYGTVVDLRIHSKQGQKLPGVRAPPNYGFITYEDPASVQNCLANTPLYFPENSPDGQKLNVEEKKTRMRGPGETGGRIGSNQMGGNGGSGPRGGPNGPGGPPRGGPGGPPGNINRGGSGQRGLGGIGGGPGSGGGGSGRGGYPRSDRGSISGGGSGGGGGQRSGNGNYHSSNR
- the LOC129759506 gene encoding ras GTPase-activating protein-binding protein 2 isoform X1, producing MVMEAQPSPQSVGREFVRQYYTLLNKAPDHLHRFYNNSSSFVHGGLDSKSQEATLVIGQKQIHSQIQQLNFRDCHAKISQVDSQATLGNGVVVQVSGELSNDGQPMRRFTQTFVLAAQSPKKYYVHNDIFRYQDIYSDDEIDENDRSGEEDGPDVDNNAVVNNQNVSANVVASSGAVPALGLQPQAQDQQQQQQQAPQQAQQQQLYYPPGVLNAGPPGMIAGYGQPQQQGQQQQPQQQLNGVHDDLLKTVTTQNSSQLIQASSGHPSVGTVSQQNSVLQQVPNVAPGIPPVNPIQHLNQQVTQPQTPQLQPQQIPQVSIPQQQQPSQTAAISDPEPISSSLNMNELDSVLPSSNDPTPAEASDAHDHHPHHHGQTDVNDSQPTQQNISNEPKTYANLVKSGGSGGPGPLSFASVSSHHHQQQQSQQHQSSHQQQQGYSNVTAGRQSVLSPPPSGGSSLQNTSSGTVNSGGIGGLGGLGSSKYDRGQQQSDLGQGGPMPQRIQNQQRPIRGNGPSSNVGGGSGPGSGGLRQQDSRPSYSRNYDNDDRRQGNSSQFGDNYQLFLGNIPHHATEDDLKVLFSKYGTVVDLRIHSKQGQKLPGVRAPPNYGFITYEDPASVQNCLANTPLYFPENSPDGQKLNVEEKKTRMRGPGETGGRIGSNQMGGNGGSGPRGGPNGPGGPPRGGPGGPPGNINRGGSGQRGLGGIGGGPGSGGGGSGRGGYPRSDRGSISGGGSGGGGGQRSGNGNVSNNSFGGVSGHTGYSGARR